DNA from Desulfuromonas sp. AOP6:
AGAGATGGCCGGGGAGGGGTTGAATTCCTACCTGGATGAGGTTCTGGATTTTGTCCGGCTGGCCAGGGCTTCTGCACCCCTGCTCATCAACCTGCGCCTCTGGAAGCTGCCGCCGCACCCAGGCAGCGAAGAGGTGGAGGCGCATCATCGCATCATCCGCCGCCTGGAGACGTGCTTCCCTCAGGCGACCCCGATTCGGGTCGAACGCGCGGCCGGGCAGGGGATCACCCTGGCACCCGGCGTCTTTCTCAGCCAGGCCCCCCAATTTACCTGGCCGCATGCCTCGCGGCAGGATTTCGGCGATCGCGGCGCCTGTCGTGGTCTCAAGGATCATCTCGCCATTCTCGTGGACGGCACCGTGGTCCCCTGCTGCCTCGATGCCGAGGCTGACATCCCACTGGGAAATATTCTGCAGACACCTTTGGCTCAGATCCTCTCCTCGCCCCGAGCCACGGCCTTGTCTCAAGGCTTTTCCCAGCGGCGGCTGGTTGAGCCCCTCTGCCGCGGCTGTTCTTTCCGGCAGCGATTCTGAGCGCAAAACCGCCGCTGCCTTTTGTCCGGGCAAAGTGATGCTAGAATGAATCGGTAGTTTCTTTATCAGCATAAAAGAGAGAAAGGATACCCCATGACAGAAGATAAAATTCGGCTGGGCATCAGTTCCTGTCTGCTCGGCGAAAAGGTGCGTTTTGACGGGGGGCACAAACGGGACCCCTTTCTGACCGATTCTCTCGGCGCCTATGTCGAGTATGTGCCGGTCTGTCCCGAGGTCGAGGTGGGACTGTCGATTCCACGGGAGGCCCTGCGGCTGGTGGGGGATGTCGAGGCGCCGCGGCTGGTCTTTTCGAAAAGCGGCGAAGATATCACCGAGCGCATGCAGGCCTGGGCGGCAAAAAAAGTGCGGGCGCTGGAGGCGGAGGGGCTGTGCGGGTTCATCTTCAAATCCAAGTCGCCGAGCAGCGGCATGGAGCGGGTCAAGGTCTACGACGGCAACGGTGTGCCCAGCATGAAAGGGGTGGGGGTTTTCGCCCGCGCCTTCATGGAGCATTTTCCGCTGCTGCCGGTGGAAGAGGAAGGTCGGCTGCACGATCCGCTGTTGCGGGAAAATTTTATCGAGGCGATCTTTACGTTCAAACGCTGGCGGCAGATGCTCACCGCCGGTGGCGGCGCCGGGCGGCTGGTGGCCTTTCACACCGCCCACAAGCTGCAGATCATGAGCCACAGCGTTGAACTCTATCGGGAGATGGGCAGGGTCGTGGCGACGGCAGGCCGCCTGAGTGAGCAGGAGCTTTTTGAAGGCTATCTGCCGCTGCTGGCCAAGGCCATGCGCCAGAAGCCGACGCTGGCCAAGCATACCAACGTCCTGCAGCACATCCTCGGCTATTTCAAGAAGCAGCTCAGTGCCGACGAGAAGCAGGAGATGCTGGAGATCATCGATCGCTACCGGCGGGGAGAAATCCCCCTGATCGTACCTGTCACCCTGCTCAACCATTTCGTGCGCAAATACGATCAGCCCTACCTGCGGGACCAGGTTTATCTCAACCCCCACCCGCTGGAACTGCGCCTGCGCAACCACGCCTGACGTCAAAGAAGACTGCTTAGCGCAGATTGTCCCGGCTTGAAATTGGAGACAGCGGGTGGCGTTGACCCTATTCGGTCTCTGCCGACAGGCGCAAAAAACGCACTTCTTCTGTACTGTCTGCAGCGATGGGGATGAGGAGGAAGGCCAGCCCCGCCGCAGAGACGTGCTGGCGCGCCTTGCCTTGGCCGGTGGTATCGAGGCCGAGTTCGATCTCTTGCCGGTAAGCTCCGAGCAGAGGTTCTCCCGCCTTCAGACCAGCCATGCCGGTCTGAGTCCCGAGCAGCAGGCGGCCGTCCTCCAGCTTGAAATCTTTCCCTTCGACATAACGACCGGACTTGACTGTCATCTGCGCCGTGCGGGCGCTAACTTCCAGAACACCCGCCGCCGTTTCGGACACGACAATAGTTTCGATGTCCCCATGATGCAGAGTCTCGTCCCCCGGCCAGAGGAGGGCGGAGAGGTAGAGTGGGCGATACCTTTCATCGCCTTCTCCCCTGTTTTGGTAGATCCCGGTGATCTCCTGCAGGCTGCCGACGGGCGCAAACGGACGATTGTCCACGGGCGCCGTGTTGGTGGCGACGCAGGCACCGAGGAGAAGAAGGGCGCTCAGAAAAATGGCGATAGGCTGTGTCATGCTGAAATCATACACGATTCGGCGGCGCTGGTCTTCTCGGCGCCATTTTTTTCAGCTAAGCCTTCTTGACGAATTCGGATTTGAGCTGCATGGCGCCGAAGCCGTCGATCCGGCAGTCGATGTTGTGATCCCCGTCAATAAGGCGGATGCTCTTCACGCGGGTGCCGACCTTGAGCGCCGACGAAGCGCCTTTGACTTTGAGGTCTTTGATGATGGTAACGGCGTCGCCGTCCTGGAGTTCGTTACCGAAGGCGTCGCGCACGACAGGCTTCTCTTCCGTCGTCTCGGACCCTGCGTCCTGCGGCCATTCGTGGGCGCATTCGGGACAGACGTAGAGGGGGCCGTCTTCATAGGTGTAGGTGCCGTGGCATTGGGGGCATTCGGGGAGTGTGCTCATGGAAAACTCTTTCGGTTGGTTGGCTATAAGATCGATGGATGAACGGAGCATACCCTTTTTGCCCGCTGAACGAAACCCGCAAAGTGTTATCGGGAAACCCGTCGGGTTCCACCCCCTTTTCTCAGCATTGCTCGAACAGCTTGTTTTTGCGTGGAAAGCGGGACTATAATCCAGCCTGAATGGTACTCTTGAATCCCTTGGAGGGAGTTAGGCATGAAAAGACGTTTCGGGGTGTGGCGGACCCTTTTATTGATGGGCTTGCTGGCGGCGGGATCCTTGGCGGATGGAGCCTGGCAGAAGGTTTCCGCCGAGGCAATCAGCCTCGCTGCGCTGGCGCAACGGGATGAGCTGAGCCGCGAGGGGCAGTGGCTGGCACTCTTGGCCGCGGCCGACGAAGATATGCGGCAGTCACCGGAGGCGGCTGAGCCCGTGATCTACACGCTGCGGGCTCTACGCATGCTGGGGCACCTGGAGCCGGCTCGAAGCCTGGCCCGAGAAAAGCTGACGTTGTTTGGTGAGCGGGCGGAGTTCTGGCTGGAAAAAGCCTGGGTCGAAGTCCTGGCGGGAGATTACCAGACAGGTCTCGCCGACGCCGACCGGGCCGCAGCCCTCAGACCGGATCTGGCTGAGGCGGCCTTGCTGCAAGGCGTCATCCACCGGGAACAGGAGAATTGGCGCGCCGCCGAAACGGCTTTTGCCCGGGCCGAAGCGCTAGGCCCCAACGATCCTCTCGTTCTCCTCAACCGAGGCCGTATCGCTGTCGAACAGGGCCGCTGGGAGGCGGCCATCGACCTGTTGAGCCGCAGCCTGGCTCTCCGGGCGGACAGCGCCGAGGCGTCCTTTCATCGCGGCCGGGCCTATGCGGCCAAAGGGGATCTGGCGGCGGCCAGTCACGACTTTACCCAGGCCATCCTGCAGCGTCCCGAGGTGGCGGCGCCCTATGTTGCCCGCGCGGAAGTTCTGGCCCGGGGGGGGATGTGGGCGCGGGCCGCTGACGATGCCGACACGGCCCTTGCCCTCGGTGCTAAAAGCCTGAGCGCCCACCTGGTCACCTGTCGCGCGGCCGAGGCCCTGGAGGCCTGGCCCGGCCTGGAGCGGCGGGCCAAGGCTCTGGTCACCGCATTTCCGGCCGAGGCGCAGGGCTATCGCTTTTACTCCCAGGCGTTGAATAATCTGGGAAGAACGGCCGCAGCGCTGCAGGCCTGCGATGAGGCGGTGCGCCTGGCGCCCGATGACGATCTGTTGCGGCTTGAACGGGCTACCCTGCAGATCGCCATGCAGCAGTATGCGGCTGCCGTGGACGATTGCACCGCCGTGCTGCGCCGGGAGCCGCTGGCCCTCGGCTATGCCCTGCGCGGCCTGGCCTGGTTGCGCCAGCACGATCTGCCCCGGGCCGAAGAAAACGCCGTCAACGCCCTGACTCTCGATGCTGCCGCCGCTACGGCCCATCTGGTGCTGGCCGAGGTGCAACTGGCCCGCAGTCAGAACACCCAGGCCCTGGCCTCGGCCCGACGGGCCCTGCACCTGGCGCCGCAGCTTTCCTGGGCCCAGGTGGTTCATGGCCAGGCCCTGCTGGCGATGGGACAGACGGCTGAGGCGCTGGAGGCGGCGAGTCAGACTATTGCCCAATCACCGGAGAGCGCCCAGGCCTATGCTCTGCGGGTGCGCTGCAACGTTGCCCTGGGCCAGAAACAGGCGGCCCGTAACGACCTGGCCGTACTGGTTCGCCTCGATCCTGCCCTTGGACAGCAGGTGCGGGACGCATTCCTTCCATAACGAGAGGCCGTTGCCATGAAATGTAGAACTATCGCGATCACTCTGGCGGGTATCCTGGGTTGTGGCGGATTTTTCAGCGGTTCGGGGTGGGCCGGGGCCATTCCCGAAGCGACCTATCAGATCGATTGCCGCGGCACCATCGACTCCTGGGTCATGAGCGGCGTGGTCAAGAGGGGGGACTGCTATTGTCCGTCTTCGACCTCGGAACCGGTCTGCAGCTTCAGTTCCAGTGGCAGTTCCTCGTCAGGTTCCAGCCCCGCCTATCGCCCCTCGTCCCGGCCAAAGAGCAACCCCAACGCCGAATTGTCGGCTTATGTCACCGGTATGGTTGTGCAGCAGCTGCTCAACCTCGTCTTCGCGCCACCGTCCACCTCGGCGGCGGAGGCGGAGAAAGCGCGGGCGCAGGCCGAATGGGAGCAGCAACAACAGATTCTGAAGGCCCGCCAAGAGCGGGCGCAGCAGGCGACCCGTCTGCGTTCGGCCTGGGATCAGCGGGACAAGGAGTCTTCCGAGGCTTTGAGCGATTTTTTCAGTGTGCCCGGAAGTGCCTATAACGGGGGAGATGCCGTGGCACTTAATGGCAACGGTATCGGGGGAGTGGTGCCGATCCTCGGGACGGGGGCGCCTGAGGCGCCGCTTCCCTCCATGGCCAGCCGGATGCCGGCTTTGAACACCACCACCTCCGCCCTGCAGGAAGACATCCTCAACAAGGGGGCCGAGTCCGCAGCCGATGCGGCCTGGTCCTCTGTCAAGGACGCGATTTTTGAGGCGCTGCCCGACCGCTGGGAAAATGCCCGGCGGGCCGTGGAGCATATCGGCGAGGTGCGGGACTGGACCGGAGAGCTCATCGGCGCCCTGGAGCCGGAAACCCTGGTGTCCGCCGCCGCTTCCGCCCGGCCGGAGGAGTCCTGGCGTGTACTTGAGTCTCTCGACAGCGTCAGTCGCAAAGCGCCGGAGGCTAAGCTGGTGGAGGAGATGGAGGTCGGCGTCAAGCTTCTTCGCGGTGAAGAGCTGGCCGCCGACCAGGCCAAGACCTATGCTTTCGGCTTTTTAAAAGGTTTTCTGGTCGAAAAAGGCACCGAGGGTATGCTGTCAGGCGGATTCTAATCTGCCTCAGCGCCGCATGGCGATCTCCTGCTGCAGGGCGCCAAGAATCGGTCGCAGTACATCGAGGCGCTGGCGGCAGAGGATGGCCAGCTCACGGTCCGGTGCCGGATCGCCTTCCCCCTTTTCCACCATAGCCTGGGCGCGGTCCTTGGCGCGTTCGGCCTGCTCGTTGAGGTCGAGGGCCGCCCGTTCAATCCGCGTCACCAGTCCGAGCAGATCATCCCGGCTTCCCTCCCGCAGTGTTTTCGGCAGCGAGCGGTTTTTCGCTTCGAGCAGCATATTGTTGCTCCAGCGCAGCAGCTCGGCAGTGTCCTTCCCCGCGAGCTCAGGCGTGTCGATGAAATCCTCCACCGGCGGTTCGCTCACCGGACGCAGGACAACCTGGGTCGGCTCGCCATTCTCCAGCAGGACGCTGGCCGCTGTCAGGGAACGGGCGCTGCGCAGGTAGCCCGTTACCGGTTCCCAGCGGCCGCCCTCCTTGCGTTTGGCCACCACGACACTTTCCTGTGGCGCCGATTTCCACGTTGGCAGGGCCGGGAAGATAAACAGCTTGACGACCTGAGCTGAGCCGTTGAGAGATATTGAGTTCGTCGTGTTAGCTGCGGATGTTTGACGTCGGGCCGTTTCACGAGCCTGATCCGTCGAGGCGGCCGGCACCTCAAAGCCTAGAAACGTCCATATCGACACCCCGTCCAGGTTTTTTTGCTGTAGCCGCGCCGCCCGATCTTGCACCGCCTGCTGCAGCTGGGTCTGATCGGCCTGGCGCAGGGCCTGTACAATGGCCTCGATGGTCGCCTTCTGCCCCAGCTCAACGGAGGAATCGTAGAGACTGGTGTTCGTCATGCCCCCTGATGCACGCACATCGGCGGGGCCCGGTACCGGCAGCAGGGCAAGGGGGGTGAGCAGAGTCCCCCAATCGGCCCGTTTGGTCTGGAAGTGTACCGGTGCCAGCTGTTGACGACCCTCCTTGGTGAGCAGTGCGGCCGTCACGTCGGTATCGGTGGTGGTGGAGTGATATCCCGGCAGGGCAAAGAGATTGAAGGCGTTAATCAGCATGGAGGGATTGAAGGGATTGTGGCTTTTGCTGCTGATTTCGGTCGTTATCGGGATAGCGGTCATGTCGTTGGAAAAAATGAGGGGATAGATCTTCTGGGCCCGCGCCTGCCAGGAATCGTCGACCAGGTGAACCTTGACGCCATTAAGGCTGGCGGTAGCGGCATTTTCCCCAGGTTTGAGAGTGCTGACGGTTCGAGTTGATACGCAGCCGGAGAGCAGGCAGACGGCGGCAAGCAGGGCCAGTATTTTGTGATGGAAAAGCCCCATAAGAAAACCTCCTGAAACGAATGGAATATTAATGGCTGCGCATGGCGATTTCCTGCTGAAGGGCGCCAAGAATCGGCCGCAGCACATCGAGGCGCTGACGACAGAGGATGGCCAGTTCGCGGTCCGGTCCCGGATCGCCTTCCCCTTTTTCCACCATGGCCTGGGCGCGGTCCTTGGCGCGTTCGGACTGCTCGTTGAGGTCGAGCGCCGCTTTTTCGATGCGGGTCACCAGGCTCAACAGGTCTTCCCGGGTTTTCTCCCGCAGCATCCTCGGCAGGGAACGGTTCTTCGCCTCGATGAGGATGCCGTTGTTCCAGCGCAGATGCTCGGCGTTCATCTCTGCCGGCTCGATAAAGTCCTCCAGGGGCGGTTCGCTCACCGGACGCAGTACGATGCGGCTCGGCCGGCCATCCTCCAGCAGGGCGCTGACAGAGGTCAGCTCCCCGGCGCTGTGCAGGTAGCCCGAGTCGGGCTGCCAGCCCCCCCTCTCGTTGCGTCGGGCCACGATGATCTCCTGCAGCGGAGCGCTTTTCCCCCGTGCTTTTTCATTATAGACGCGCACGCTGTAAGCGGAGGCCGCCCACTGGGTCGTCATTCCCGCGGGGATGTAGGGGGCGAGTACCAGCCAGTGCGGTTTGCCCTCGATGTAGATCTCCTGCTGGGTCGATGCGTCGCGATCCCGGTAGGCCGCTCGCAGGCGGGCGGGATCGGCCTGGCGCAGCGCCTGAACCGTCGCTTCAATGAGCGAGTCCCGGCTGAACTCGACGGGCTTGTTGGTATTGTAGGCGTCCTTGGACAGGGGGATGAAAAGGAAGATGCCGTCTCGCGGCAGGTCCGACGGCCCCCCGATGGGAATGGCGCCGAGCGGTCCGATGAGGCTCATCCAGTAGACATCCTCGCGTTGCACGGAAACCGCGGTCGGATGGAGGGCTTTAGCGCCATCCCCCTGCACGGTCACGGCAAAATCCATCTTGTCGTGGTTGGGAAAAGGGATGAGCCCCAGGGTAAGGGCGGTCAGTATGGAACCCTTGACGCCAATGTCGGGATCGGCGTTGACGGCCACCTCGATGGGCAGGGCCGAATTGTCGTTGGAGAAGATAGCGGGGTAAAGTTGTATGGCCCGTTCGGCAAAAGGACCGGTCTCGGCCAGGGGCTTCAAGCGGTACGACACCCCGGCATCGCTGGTGTCGTAGGGCAGGGACAAGGCCACGATTCGGAAGCGGCTGTCTTCTATCGTCTGTGCCGGATCACCTGAATACTTCAGAGATGAGGTGTAACGGGCCGAGCCGCAGCCGCTGAGAATCAGCACCGCTACGGCCAGAAAAATCCATCGCGTCCGTAAAACAGTCATGGTTTTCCCTCCCCCAGGAAAAAATGGCAGAAAATGCAGACCTCCCCATAGGCCAGGACCAGACAAACGCCCCTCTCTAAATGCTTTTTGCCCGTCACAAGCCAACAGGCTCAGAATAATTTCTTTTTTGGAAAAATGCCACGAATCTCTTTGGCGGAGGCTGAAACAGGGAAATTCTAGCGGTCAACGGAAAAGAAAGGCATCAGCCCTTGGCAGCGGCCGCCCGAGCCAGGCGGGTGAGGGTGCGATCGAGGGTGGCGGCGAAGCGTTTGCGGTCGTTGGGGCCAAAAGGGGCCGGGCCGCCGGAAACGACGCCGTCGTTGCGCAGGTCGGCGAGCAGGTCGCGCAGGGAGAGGCGTTCGCCGACGTTGTTTTGGTCGAGCAGGTCGCCGCGCGGATCGATGACCTCGCCGCCGGCGGCGACGACGCGGGCGGCCAGGGGGATGTCGGCGCTGATGACCAGGTCGCCGGGAGCGACGGATTCGGCGATGTGGTCATCGGCGGCGTCG
Protein-coding regions in this window:
- a CDS encoding YaiI/YqxD family protein: MTIWIDADACPRQARELVFKAAQRLQIPVCLVANQPMSRHHSPLITSVHVHDGFDAADDHIAESVAPGDLVISADIPLAARVVAAGGEVIDPRGDLLDQNNVGERLSLRDLLADLRNDGVVSGGPAPFGPNDRKRFAATLDRTLTRLARAAAAKG
- a CDS encoding radical SAM/SPASM domain-containing protein — translated: MKKFKKIYIEITNHCNLACSFCHLSQRPQAFMSPQTFNAVIRQLEGFTEHLYLHVLGEPLLHPDLAALLDLSHHQGLRVNLTTNGTLLGHCQAVLLGSAALRQVNISLHSFEEMAGEGLNSYLDEVLDFVRLARASAPLLINLRLWKLPPHPGSEEVEAHHRIIRRLETCFPQATPIRVERAAGQGITLAPGVFLSQAPQFTWPHASRQDFGDRGACRGLKDHLAILVDGTVVPCCLDAEADIPLGNILQTPLAQILSSPRATALSQGFSQRRLVEPLCRGCSFRQRF
- a CDS encoding tetratricopeptide repeat protein, translated to MKRRFGVWRTLLLMGLLAAGSLADGAWQKVSAEAISLAALAQRDELSREGQWLALLAAADEDMRQSPEAAEPVIYTLRALRMLGHLEPARSLAREKLTLFGERAEFWLEKAWVEVLAGDYQTGLADADRAAALRPDLAEAALLQGVIHREQENWRAAETAFARAEALGPNDPLVLLNRGRIAVEQGRWEAAIDLLSRSLALRADSAEASFHRGRAYAAKGDLAAASHDFTQAILQRPEVAAPYVARAEVLARGGMWARAADDADTALALGAKSLSAHLVTCRAAEALEAWPGLERRAKALVTAFPAEAQGYRFYSQALNNLGRTAAALQACDEAVRLAPDDDLLRLERATLQIAMQQYAAAVDDCTAVLRREPLALGYALRGLAWLRQHDLPRAEENAVNALTLDAAAATAHLVLAEVQLARSQNTQALASARRALHLAPQLSWAQVVHGQALLAMGQTAEALEAASQTIAQSPESAQAYALRVRCNVALGQKQAARNDLAVLVRLDPALGQQVRDAFLP
- a CDS encoding DUF523 and DUF1722 domain-containing protein: MTEDKIRLGISSCLLGEKVRFDGGHKRDPFLTDSLGAYVEYVPVCPEVEVGLSIPREALRLVGDVEAPRLVFSKSGEDITERMQAWAAKKVRALEAEGLCGFIFKSKSPSSGMERVKVYDGNGVPSMKGVGVFARAFMEHFPLLPVEEEGRLHDPLLRENFIEAIFTFKRWRQMLTAGGGAGRLVAFHTAHKLQIMSHSVELYREMGRVVATAGRLSEQELFEGYLPLLAKAMRQKPTLAKHTNVLQHILGYFKKQLSADEKQEMLEIIDRYRRGEIPLIVPVTLLNHFVRKYDQPYLRDQVYLNPHPLELRLRNHA
- a CDS encoding zinc ribbon domain-containing protein YjdM; this encodes MSTLPECPQCHGTYTYEDGPLYVCPECAHEWPQDAGSETTEEKPVVRDAFGNELQDGDAVTIIKDLKVKGASSALKVGTRVKSIRLIDGDHNIDCRIDGFGAMQLKSEFVKKA